Sequence from the Terriglobia bacterium genome:
TTCGAGGCGATATCGAAACGATTCGCGCACACTTGCGTTCATTGCGCCAGGTTCGGGAAGCGCGCGAACTCTATATCGCGCTGTTGCGGGCTGCGCTGAAAAGCGGATTGCCAGTAAAAAACCGTGCAGCAATTGCGAAACTCGTGGCCGATTGCTGACACTTGTCCGGCAGGTTACGGGAAGCGCATCGAGAAGAGGTGACCCATCTTTTCGCGCTTGGTTTCGAGATACTTCTCGGCGTATGGAGTAGGCTCTACTTCGCAGGGAACGCGCTCAGCGACTGCGACCCCGCCCTTCTCAAGTGCCGCAACCTTGTCGGGATTATTCGACAGAAGTCGAACGGACTTCACGTTGAGTGCGCGAAGAATCTCGACCGGCATGTTGTAGTCGCGACAGTCGGCCTTGAAGCCCAGTTTCTCATTCGCCTGGACCGTGTCTAATCCCTGGTCCTGTAGTTGGTAGGCCTGCAGCTTTGCCATCAGCCCGATGCCGCGGCCTTCCTGTTCTTCGTAGATGAGGATTCCAGCGCCAGTCTCGGAAATCATTTGCAGCGCCATTTCCAACTGCTGCCGGCAATCACAGCGCAACGAGCCGAAAACATCGCCGGTGAGGCATTGCGAGTGGATGCGCACGAGTGGCGGTTCACTGTGAATGTTGCCCATTACGAGAGCGACAGCTTCTTCGCGGCGGCGTTCGCCTTCGCTGAGAAAATGACCCTCATAGCCCAGGATACGAAACTGTCCCCAACGGGTGGGAAATTTTGCCTCGGCAATCTTCTTTACTGATGGTTCGGTCACGGTCACCCTTAATTATAGCTGCTGGATTAGATTCCGCAGAGCAGAGAACGTTGCGCCCATGCGACGTGTGCTTTTTGTCACTGCGGCCTGTATAGCGCGTCACTGCCAACCTCGCGCATGCGGTTTGTGTATGCACGGAAGCTTTCGAACGCCATAGTACGTGCTCAACTCCAGCAGCTGTTCTTTGACTGTGCAGGGATGATGGAAGTGTCATGGACGGTTCAAGCGAGTGAGTTGGCGAATCGGGAGGTGGCTGATAAAATGAATGTTGTCGAGCTTTGCTCGGCACCTTCCCAGACAGTGGGGCTATAGCTCAGTTGGGAGAGCGCTGCAATCGCAC
This genomic interval carries:
- the ribA gene encoding GTP cyclohydrolase II, with product MTEPSVKKIAEAKFPTRWGQFRILGYEGHFLSEGERRREEAVALVMGNIHSEPPLVRIHSQCLTGDVFGSLRCDCRQQLEMALQMISETGAGILIYEEQEGRGIGLMAKLQAYQLQDQGLDTVQANEKLGFKADCRDYNMPVEILRALNVKSVRLLSNNPDKVAALEKGGVAVAERVPCEVEPTPYAEKYLETKREKMGHLFSMRFP